The DNA sequence CCATTCAGCATTTTCTCCTACTGAAAGGTCAATAGTGACATTTGCAAGTGTTCCGCTACCGTTCAATGTAGAAGCCTCTAGCGTATAAATGTTTTCATTAAGGATAAAGTCGATTGCATCACCATACGACAGAATTGAAGCCGCTTGTGCATCACCATCCAAGTACATTAGTTCTTCGATATCCTTACCGTTAGCTCTGATAACGATTGGCTCAGGATACTGGTTAATGATCTTGATAGTACCTCTCTTATCAGGGACAGCGTTGATCTGGTCGTAATGAGGAATGAACATGTGCATTTCTGGTCTGTTGGCATTGATAACTGCCCAGATATCTACCTCTGTACCAGCAACCACTTCTTTTTCAAGCCATCCAGTGATTTCCATGCCGTCAGGTGTGTTTGGATCAGAAATCCAGTAACGGAAATGCAGTGTGTATGCACCATAGTCAACACCAACAAGTTTCTCATATTGGTCACCTGGCTTCATTGTCATGATTTTAGCACCATTTTTACTGTTCAGGAATACGTCTACCTGATAGTCAGTACCACCAACATAAGAGAACTTCAGGTTACCTGAGTTGATCTCAGAAGGGTTGTTCGTGATGTGCCATGTAACACGCTTTTCTACTTCTGTAGAGTTTGACAAGTTAATGCTCCAACGCTTAAAAACTTGTGACAGATCCGGGTTGTCCGGAAAGTTGTCTTGTGCTACATCATCATATCTGTACATCTGCAAATCAAAAGTCATGTCGTTATCGTTTGGAAGCCAAACAATGAAGTCAGTAGCACTGTTAGGGATTTTCTTGATCATTCTACCATTATGGTAAAGCGCCAAAGCGTGGTCAGAGTAGTTGTTGATAACAAGGTTACCTGAATCCTCTGATACATCAAAGCTTGCTACCTCATCTTCACTGTCCCAGAAACATCCGTTCAGCACAAACATAGCTGACAGAATGCACATCAATTGTACAAATTTTTTCATCTTGATTTGTTTTTAGCCTCAGTTTATGAATTGATTAATATTTTTTCTTTCCTCCTAAAATGATCGATGTTGATAACTTCAATACAGGCTGTTGATCCATGGCCTGATAAGGTCGCTCAAATACATCGTTTACATAGCTGCCATTCATGCTAGACGTTGGGTAGTATGCAAGTTCAATGTTAACGAAACTGATATTGATACCGCCTACTAACGATGTGCTGATCAAATCGAATTCTTTGTCCTTTGCAGATAACGAACGCTTTAATACTACCTCATCATTCCAGCTACTTTTTTGGAGCTGACTTCCAGCAATGTTAAAATGAATTCTCCCCCCTGCATAAAAAGAGAATACTCTTGTCTTTCTTCTCAGATCAAGAAAAAGTGGGATAGCAACCGAATGGATTGTATTGTATTCTTTGATATAATAATCTTGAAAAGTACCCGCATCAGCACTTTTGTAAACCGTTCTGGTTGTAACAGGCTGATACTCTAGTCCAGTAGTTAAAAGAAAGGGGAATGAGATATAGATACCCCCTACAGGCAATCCCGGAACAACGAATGGTGTATTCATTGAACTTTTATCATCCGAAGCACTTTCAAGGGCATTGTATGGGATCACTCCTTCAGGAGAGTCCATCAACCTTGAGGTTTCGTATGAAGCTGTTTGGAAATCACCAATAAAGTTGATTCCTCCTTTGACATACCATCTGACTCTTTTGTCGGTTTGTGCCCCAGCATTTGACGTATAAAAAGTCAACAGCCCACAACATAGAATTATGAGTAGCTTTCTCATCATTGATTATTAGTGTTAGTTTTTAGCAGTTTTGAAAAATACTTGAACTATCTCTCCTGCAACAAAAGGACAAACGAATTCATAGTAGAAACAAAAACTTTTTAATATTCTCTTTAATTGGTGTCGTGCTATCACAAGTTATAACAGCACTGTACAGTCGTTATTTTGGGCGCAAATAAAATGTTTTTTATATAAATTTTCTTAAAAAAATTCTTGATTTAATGTTTGGTTGTTATCTACTTCTCATACAATCAACTTGTTATGGTGTATTAAAAATGTCAATTTGGAAACGAATACCACTGATGATGATTTAATCACTTGGAAAAAATGATTGTTTAACACCGGTTTCCTAATTAGTATCAAGAAAAAATAGATTTATCACACGATGCGAGATTTTGTTTTTGTCTTTTGAGCAAAGTTGTTAGCTAGAGCTTCTGTTCTTAGGCATTAAATCAACGGATATATGATCTCGTTATTTGTAGTTAAGTGTTTGATATTTAGATGTATTGCAGATAATGTAAATGCAAGTGTATAGAGATGGATGAAATGGATGTAGAAGCATACCTTTTGAAGCTGAATGATCGTGATTTTGTATTGGATGAAATACAATCATTGGAAGCAAGTCTTGAGCAGTATTTGAATCAGGGTAAGGATATGGAGCTAATAGAGACTGCAGCTCAACTGTCATTAGGCAAGTCAATGAGGTTAGAAACGGGGTTGATTTTGATCAGGTCAATCTTGTTTAGACCTGTATCAGGACATTTCCTAGAACCAAAGTCATGGAGAGACATAGTGAAGGTACTTATTTATCGCCTATACGATGTGCCAGAGATTTTAAGGGAAGTGGAAAATGTGGATCTGGAAGATAAACGTATCCTATTGTTGGATGTAGAAACGGTCTTTGAACCTCTTGAGGTAGCTTCACCTATGCTGGAAGGATATCGCAGTAATGAAATAAAATTTGCTGTGTGTATCTCGGCTATTTTAAATGACTTTTCAACTATCCTTCTGCTTTTGCTAAAAGAAAATCAAGCGTCTAATGGTTTGATAGATAGCCTGTTTCAGGGTGTTGATTCACTGTTGGGCATTGAAAAAAGTAATTACAGAGTAAAGCATTTTACTGACCGTATTATCAGTATCCTTGACCGACTGATTTGAATGTGTGCGTACAAAAGAGATAAACAAACTAAAAAAGAAAATGGAGATAAGGTCACTTAGTGGAGTGGGTCTTGATACAATATACAAGGCTTTCAGTCAGGCTTTTGCTGATTATGATTTTCAATTTAGTAGAGAACAACTTCAAGCCATCTTAAAAAGAAGAGGTTTTGTTTCAGACTTATCTTTTGCAGCGTTTGACAAGGATGAAATAGTTGCTTTTACGTTGAATGGAATCGGAAATTTTAATGGAATACCAACAGCTTACGATACAGGGACAGGTACCTTGAAGGATTATCGTGGAATGGGTCTCGCTACAAGGGTTTTCGAGTATTCTATCCCATATTTAAAAGAGAAGAATATCCAACAATATTTGTTGGAAGTACTGCAACATAATACAAAAGCGGTTTCTGTTTATCGAAATATCGGATTTGAAGTAACCCGTGAATTCAATTATTTCAATCAGAGGAACGAGCATATTAACAGTGAAATCAAGAGTCTTGAAACACCTTATTCAATTCAGCAAATTGATATAAATACTATCAGTTCATTGACAGGTTTTTGGGACTTTTCTCCTTCTTGGCAAAATGACTTTGAGTCCATTCAAAGAGCAATTGAGGGTTTTGTTAGTTTAGGTGTTTTTACAGATCATAAGCTTATTGGGTATTGTGTATTTGAGCCTAGCTCTGGGGATCTAACGCAGATAGCAGTAGCAAAATCCTACAGAAGAAAGGGAGTAGGAACACAATTACTACAAGAAATCATTAAGCTAAATAGCAATGAAAGTATTAAAGTAATTAATACAGACATTGGGTATGACTCAATCACCAATTTCTTGCAAGCAAAAAATATCCTCTTAAGGGGCAAACAATTTGAAATGATCAAAAAGTTATAAGCTTGGTTGAAGTAGCAAGTACCGTTAAAAAATATGATAGAAAAGCTGACACCAGCTTTTCAGTAGAGACTTTGATTAGGTAAGTGAAGGATGGAGCAATTCAAGACATTTTTGGAGAAAAAGTTTGATCTGAAAGGTCGTAACTCACCAACTGATAGAGATTGGGAAATCATTTCTTCGCATTTAAGGAGAGAGGAGTTCTCTAAAAAACATACCCTTATTGAAACAGGGCAAACAGAAAGGACTCTCTCTTTTATTGAAAAAGGGATTATCCGTTTTTTCATGCCTAAAGAAGAAAATGACCTGACATTCAACATTGTTTTTGAAAATGGGTTTTTGAGTGCTTATGATTCACTTCTAACCCAAACACCTTCAAGTTATAGTATAGAAACTTTAACTGATACGGTTCTATGGCGAATCGATTATGACAGCTTACAAGCAGTTTATAAAGAGACAAATTTTGGAGATTTTATTGGGCGTTTGGCAAGTGAAGAATTGTTCTTGAAAAAACAGAAACGAGAACTTTCACTTCTCAATCATACTGCAGAACAGCGTTATCTAAACTTGTTTAATGAACAGCCAAGATTAGTTCAGCAAATTCCATTGAAATACATAGCTGCTTATATTGGAATTACTCCACAGGCATTGAGTAGAATACGTAAACGTATTTATTCTTCATAGTTGTGTTGCATACCTGTGAATGCTTTCATTACTTAACTTGGGTTCATTGTATTGCCTCTCAAATTGTTATTCCTTTGTCCAGTTATTTTAAATGTTTAGATCATTATTATGCAAACAATACTTGGAGCCAACGGGCAAATTGCAGAAGAATTAGCAAGGGACTTGTGTAAGAATTATACGACTGATATAAGGTTGGTAAGTCGAAATCCTAAGAAGGTTAATGAAACTGACCAACTGTATCCTGCCAACTTATTAGATGCTCAAGCAACTGAAAAAGCAGTGGAGGGAAGTGATATTGCTTACCTGACTGTTGGTCTGCCCATGGACTCAAAAATGTGGGAGGATCAATTTCCGATAATGATGAAAAATGTCATTGAAGCTTGTAAAAAGCACAAATGTAAATTGGTGTTCTTTGACAATACCTATATGTATGCCAAAACAAGTGCTCCACAAACGGAAGAAAGTCGCTTTGAGCCAGTGGGCAGAAAATCAACTGTAAGGGCAATTATGGCTGAACTGCTTTTAAATGAAATCAATAATAAATCCTTAGAAGCAGTTATTTGTAGAGCGCCTGAATTCTATGGTCCTGGCAAAACGCAGAGTATTACAAATACATTGGTTTTTGAAAAAATCAAGGAGCATAAAAAGCTGATTGTACCTCTAAGGGAAGATACTAAACGCACTCTGATTTGGACTCCTGATGCAAGTCGAGCGATGGCGCTTATAGGGAATACGCCTGACGCTTATAACCAGACTTGGCATTTGCCTTGTGATGATAATCGACTTACTTACAAAGAATTGATCAAGTTAGTGTCTGAAGGGTATCACCAGAATTTCGATTACACTGTGGTGAAAATGTGGAAGTTCAAATTGGGTAGCTTGTTTAATAAACAACTTCAGGAATTAAAAGAGCTATTACCTCGATACAAATACGATAATATTTTTATTTCAGATA is a window from the Limibacter armeniacum genome containing:
- a CDS encoding GNAT family N-acetyltransferase, with the protein product MRTKEINKLKKKMEIRSLSGVGLDTIYKAFSQAFADYDFQFSREQLQAILKRRGFVSDLSFAAFDKDEIVAFTLNGIGNFNGIPTAYDTGTGTLKDYRGMGLATRVFEYSIPYLKEKNIQQYLLEVLQHNTKAVSVYRNIGFEVTREFNYFNQRNEHINSEIKSLETPYSIQQIDINTISSLTGFWDFSPSWQNDFESIQRAIEGFVSLGVFTDHKLIGYCVFEPSSGDLTQIAVAKSYRRKGVGTQLLQEIIKLNSNESIKVINTDIGYDSITNFLQAKNILLRGKQFEMIKKL
- a CDS encoding Crp/Fnr family transcriptional regulator, encoding MEQFKTFLEKKFDLKGRNSPTDRDWEIISSHLRREEFSKKHTLIETGQTERTLSFIEKGIIRFFMPKEENDLTFNIVFENGFLSAYDSLLTQTPSSYSIETLTDTVLWRIDYDSLQAVYKETNFGDFIGRLASEELFLKKQKRELSLLNHTAEQRYLNLFNEQPRLVQQIPLKYIAAYIGITPQALSRIRKRIYSS
- a CDS encoding NAD-dependent epimerase/dehydratase family protein, coding for MQTILGANGQIAEELARDLCKNYTTDIRLVSRNPKKVNETDQLYPANLLDAQATEKAVEGSDIAYLTVGLPMDSKMWEDQFPIMMKNVIEACKKHKCKLVFFDNTYMYAKTSAPQTEESRFEPVGRKSTVRAIMAELLLNEINNKSLEAVICRAPEFYGPGKTQSITNTLVFEKIKEHKKLIVPLREDTKRTLIWTPDASRAMALIGNTPDAYNQTWHLPCDDNRLTYKELIKLVSEGYHQNFDYTVVKMWKFKLGSLFNKQLQELKELLPRYKYDNIFISDKFKKRFPDFKTTTYQEGVTVMINENKG